From Sediminibacterium sp. TEGAF015, a single genomic window includes:
- the lepA gene encoding translation elongation factor 4 translates to MKHIRNFCIIAHIDHGKSTLADRLLEHTKTVGEREMMNQVLDDMDLEREKGITIKSHAIQINYTHKGEQYVLNLIDTPGHVDFSYEVSRALAACEGALLLVDASQGIQAQTISNLYLAIDNDLEIIPVINKIDMDGAKIPEVTDQIIDLIGCKQEDILLASGKSGIGIEEILQAICERIPAPEGSVDAPLQALIFDSVYNSFRGIIIYYRIMNGTLRKGDKIRFVATGKDYIADEVGVLKLNMTPKEQVSAGDVGYIITGIKNAKEVKVGDTLTLANNPGEMINGFEEVKPMVFAGIFPVNTDEFEELRDCMDKLQLNDASLTFELETSQALGFGFRCGFLGLLHMEIIQERLEREFNQTVITTVPNVSFTAYTTRGEKILVNNPVEMPDQVKIDRIEEPFIKAQIITLPDYIGNIMTLCLGKRGILINQSYLTPTRVELIFEMPLTEIVFDFYDKLKSSTRGYASFDYSPIDQREADIVKMDILLNSEKVDALSALIHRSRATDFGRKLCEKLKELLPRQQFQIAIQAAIGAKVVARENISAIRKDVTAKCYGGDISRKRKLLEKQKEGKKRMRQIGNVEIPQEAFLAVLKLD, encoded by the coding sequence ATGAAACATATCAGGAACTTTTGTATTATAGCCCATATTGACCACGGGAAGAGCACATTGGCGGATCGTTTATTGGAACATACCAAAACGGTAGGAGAGCGCGAGATGATGAACCAGGTACTCGATGATATGGATCTGGAGCGCGAAAAAGGCATTACTATCAAGAGTCATGCAATTCAAATTAATTACACACATAAAGGAGAACAATACGTACTAAATTTAATTGATACCCCCGGACACGTAGATTTCAGTTATGAAGTAAGCCGTGCATTGGCGGCCTGTGAAGGGGCTTTGCTGCTGGTAGATGCATCTCAGGGAATTCAGGCACAGACCATTAGTAATTTATATTTAGCCATTGACAATGACCTAGAAATCATCCCTGTTATCAATAAGATTGATATGGACGGAGCCAAGATTCCGGAAGTAACAGACCAAATCATTGATTTGATTGGCTGCAAGCAGGAAGACATTTTATTGGCCAGTGGTAAATCAGGAATTGGTATTGAGGAAATTCTACAAGCCATTTGTGAACGCATACCAGCTCCGGAAGGCAGTGTGGATGCGCCTTTGCAGGCATTGATATTTGACAGCGTATACAATAGTTTTCGCGGTATCATCATTTATTACAGAATCATGAATGGTACCCTACGTAAGGGGGACAAGATTCGTTTTGTTGCTACAGGAAAGGATTATATAGCGGATGAAGTGGGGGTACTCAAATTGAATATGACTCCTAAAGAACAGGTATCTGCAGGTGATGTAGGATATATTATCACTGGAATTAAGAATGCGAAAGAAGTAAAAGTAGGGGATACGCTTACCTTGGCGAATAACCCCGGAGAAATGATCAATGGATTTGAAGAAGTAAAGCCAATGGTATTCGCAGGTATATTCCCGGTGAATACCGATGAGTTTGAAGAGCTGAGAGATTGCATGGATAAGTTGCAATTGAATGATGCCTCCTTGACTTTTGAACTGGAAACCTCACAGGCTTTGGGTTTTGGATTCCGCTGTGGATTCTTGGGACTGCTGCATATGGAAATTATTCAGGAGCGTCTAGAAAGAGAATTCAATCAAACGGTAATTACAACGGTACCCAACGTAAGCTTCACGGCATACACCACCCGTGGAGAAAAAATATTGGTGAACAATCCAGTGGAAATGCCTGATCAGGTGAAGATTGACCGTATTGAAGAGCCTTTTATTAAAGCACAAATCATTACCCTTCCAGATTATATTGGAAATATCATGACATTGTGTTTAGGTAAACGGGGTATTTTGATAAACCAAAGCTATTTAACACCCACACGTGTAGAGTTAATTTTTGAAATGCCGTTAACCGAAATCGTATTTGATTTCTATGATAAATTAAAGAGTTCAACCCGCGGTTATGCATCATTTGATTACAGCCCAATTGATCAGCGTGAAGCAGATATTGTGAAAATGGATATTTTGCTGAATAGTGAAAAAGTAGATGCGTTGAGCGCCTTAATTCACAGAAGCCGTGCGACCGATTTTGGTAGAAAGCTTTGTGAAAAATTAAAAGAATTATTGCCTCGTCAGCAATTCCAGATTGCCATTCAGGCTGCTATTGGTGCTAAAGTGGTAGCTCGAGAAAATATCAGTGCTATTCGCAAAGACGTTACTGCCAAGTGTTATGGTGGTGATATCAGTCGTAAACGAAAGCTATTGGAAAAGCAGAAAGAAGGAAAGAAAAGAATGCGTCAGATTGGAAATGTAGAGATTCCTCAAGAAGCTTTTCTTGCTGTTTTAAAACTCGACTAG
- a CDS encoding DUF4199 domain-containing protein encodes MKANLINEGAKYGLICGLSAVLLMYGSWAVNVTTFTNVMFTTTFIPYMIIILLLGGFSVRKLNGGYLTFQEGLKFNFLAYAVAALIIAVATYILYNVIDDTLTEKSAQIGLEKTRAMMEKFGASEEDIEKQLAASGESMKKTGFKEIIMGTGLGLIWDFIKSLLLTLVIRKEEKFEDQ; translated from the coding sequence ATGAAAGCAAACTTAATTAACGAAGGCGCCAAATACGGCTTAATCTGTGGCTTATCTGCAGTACTATTAATGTACGGAAGCTGGGCAGTGAATGTTACTACGTTTACCAATGTCATGTTTACCACCACATTTATTCCTTACATGATTATTATATTATTGCTTGGAGGTTTTTCGGTAAGAAAACTGAATGGTGGATATTTAACTTTCCAGGAAGGATTAAAATTTAATTTTTTGGCCTACGCAGTAGCGGCATTAATTATTGCCGTTGCTACCTACATTTTATATAATGTAATTGATGATACTTTAACAGAAAAATCTGCCCAGATTGGTTTGGAAAAAACCCGTGCCATGATGGAAAAATTCGGAGCCTCAGAAGAAGATATTGAAAAGCAATTGGCGGCTTCTGGCGAAAGCATGAAGAAAACTGGATTTAAAGAAATCATTATGGGAACAGGTTTAGGATTAATTTGGGACTTCATAAAGTCGCTTTTACTTACATTAGTGATTCGCAAGGAAGAAAAATTTGAAGATCAATAA
- a CDS encoding L-threonylcarbamoyladenylate synthase, producing the protein MDTHIGNDIQIAAALLEAGELVAIPTETVYGLAANALDSAAVAKIYAAKNRPSFNPLILHLANTNQITDYAFADAMSLKLAHHFMPGPLTLLLPKKEIVPDITTAGSPKVAIRVPDQSLTLSLLNRLHFPLAAPSANPSGYISPTNAHHVMDGLRGKIPYILDGGNTKVGLESTICEVVGKEIILHRAGSISADDLSAFSGLTVVNATNAQINHTIAQSDADNQPATPGQLKSHYAPHTPLYIGNIPQLLQDHAGKKIAVISFDTEYTGATNFKLAPDHQLSTAASNLFATLREIDRLHFDIILAEIFPNEGVGIAINDRISRAQFILK; encoded by the coding sequence ATGGATACCCATATTGGAAATGATATACAAATAGCTGCCGCTTTACTAGAAGCTGGGGAATTGGTGGCCATCCCCACAGAAACCGTATATGGACTGGCAGCGAATGCATTGGATTCAGCAGCTGTGGCTAAAATTTACGCTGCCAAAAACAGACCCAGTTTTAATCCCCTCATTTTGCACCTAGCAAACACCAATCAGATTACGGATTATGCATTTGCTGATGCAATGAGCCTGAAGCTGGCTCATCATTTTATGCCAGGTCCTTTAACGCTATTGCTCCCCAAAAAAGAAATTGTGCCCGATATCACAACGGCAGGTAGCCCTAAAGTAGCCATTAGAGTACCCGATCAGTCTTTGACCTTGTCACTGCTCAATAGACTCCATTTCCCCTTGGCCGCACCCAGTGCCAATCCTTCCGGCTATATTAGTCCTACCAATGCCCACCATGTAATGGACGGACTCCGTGGAAAAATCCCTTATATCTTGGATGGAGGCAATACCAAAGTGGGATTGGAATCGACGATTTGCGAAGTGGTTGGCAAGGAAATTATTTTACATAGAGCGGGAAGTATTTCTGCAGATGACCTCAGCGCATTTAGCGGACTTACCGTAGTAAATGCCACGAATGCACAAATCAATCACACAATAGCGCAATCGGATGCCGATAACCAACCCGCTACACCTGGTCAATTGAAAAGTCATTATGCCCCTCATACCCCTCTGTATATAGGGAATATACCTCAATTACTACAGGATCATGCCGGTAAAAAAATAGCTGTAATCAGCTTTGATACTGAATACACAGGTGCTACCAATTTTAAACTAGCACCTGACCATCAGTTATCAACAGCCGCTAGTAATCTGTTTGCGACGCTAAGAGAAATTGATCGATTACACTTTGATATTATTCTTGCAGAAATTTTTCCCAACGAAGGAGTTGGTATTGCCATCAATGACCGCATTAGCAGAGCACAGTTTATCTTAAAATAA
- a CDS encoding D-glycero-alpha-D-manno-heptose-1,7-bisphosphate 7-phosphatase yields the protein MFSLEQIDAHWSLFLDRDGVLNHEKKEDYIRNASEFHFYEQAPEAVAMLNHSFRRILITTNQKGIGKALMTVEDLNDIHEHMLHQIENAGGHISKIYFCPDLADDSPNRKPQPGMAFQAKADFTDIDFSKSVMVGNRMSDMKFGRNAGMYTVFLATTHPETPFPDPMIDARFNSLFEFAQACANAKKW from the coding sequence ATGTTTTCATTAGAACAGATTGACGCACACTGGTCCTTGTTTTTAGACAGGGATGGGGTTTTGAATCACGAGAAAAAAGAGGACTATATACGGAACGCTTCTGAGTTTCATTTTTATGAGCAGGCACCCGAAGCAGTTGCCATGTTAAATCATTCCTTCAGACGCATACTTATTACAACCAATCAAAAAGGTATTGGCAAAGCCCTGATGACAGTAGAAGACCTGAATGACATTCATGAACATATGTTGCATCAGATTGAAAATGCTGGCGGCCATATCAGTAAGATTTATTTTTGCCCGGATCTGGCAGATGATTCTCCCAACCGCAAACCACAGCCTGGTATGGCATTTCAGGCCAAAGCTGATTTTACAGATATAGACTTTAGCAAATCTGTAATGGTGGGGAACAGAATGAGCGATATGAAATTCGGCAGAAATGCAGGTATGTATACCGTATTTCTGGCGACCACCCATCCAGAAACTCCATTTCCTGACCCAATGATAGACGCTCGCTTTAACAGTTTGTTTGAATTTGCCCAGGCTTGTGCTAACGCAAAAAAATGGTAA
- a CDS encoding dihydroorotase, giving the protein MNILLKQVLINDPHSPYHGQVQDILIVDNKIQKIGAQLSAENATVVHEDDLEVSAGWVDCFAHFGDPGFEFNETFASGAAAAAAGGYTRVFTLPNTKPVTDNKSLVEYAAGQSRHLPVIIQPLGAITQKTEGKELAEMYDMRNSGAVAFTDGLSPVQSAGLLVKALQYVKAFDGVIIQMPIDKSIGHTGLMNEGIISTQLGLPGLPDIAEISMLKRDIDLVRYSRSRMHFTGITTKTSLDLIRAAKQEGLAITCSVTPYHLFFCDEDLQGYDTNLKVNPPLRSRADMVALRQGILDGTIDCMASHHFPQDWDHKTCEFEYAKFGMNALESVFAAFNELFPTISRERLIELFSINARNIFGIPVTHIQENAVPELTLYNRTLKSSLEKQQMKSKSHNNAFLHKTLQGKIWGTFCNGQLTTN; this is encoded by the coding sequence ATGAACATTCTACTGAAGCAGGTGCTGATTAACGATCCCCACTCCCCTTACCACGGACAAGTTCAAGATATTTTAATTGTAGATAACAAAATTCAGAAAATAGGTGCTCAATTATCTGCTGAAAACGCAACAGTTGTGCACGAAGATGATCTTGAGGTCTCTGCTGGCTGGGTAGATTGTTTTGCTCATTTCGGAGATCCCGGCTTTGAATTCAACGAAACCTTTGCATCAGGTGCTGCTGCAGCTGCTGCAGGTGGTTATACGCGCGTCTTCACTTTACCAAATACGAAGCCTGTAACAGATAATAAATCTTTGGTAGAATATGCTGCTGGTCAATCCAGGCATTTACCCGTAATTATTCAACCATTAGGAGCAATCACACAAAAAACGGAAGGCAAGGAATTGGCCGAAATGTATGATATGCGCAACAGCGGAGCGGTTGCATTTACAGACGGCTTATCTCCTGTTCAATCTGCCGGATTATTGGTGAAAGCATTGCAATATGTAAAAGCATTTGATGGGGTGATAATTCAAATGCCCATTGACAAAAGCATTGGCCATACCGGTTTAATGAATGAAGGTATTATATCCACTCAATTGGGTTTACCAGGCTTACCGGATATTGCGGAAATAAGTATGTTGAAAAGAGATATTGATCTGGTACGTTACAGCAGATCGCGTATGCATTTTACTGGTATCACAACCAAAACTTCCCTTGATTTAATTAGGGCAGCCAAACAGGAAGGATTGGCCATAACATGCAGTGTAACGCCATATCATTTATTTTTCTGCGATGAAGACCTGCAAGGATATGACACCAATTTAAAAGTAAACCCTCCATTAAGAAGCAGGGCGGATATGGTGGCACTCAGACAAGGCATTCTTGATGGCACTATAGATTGCATGGCCTCTCATCATTTCCCGCAGGATTGGGATCACAAGACTTGTGAATTTGAATATGCCAAATTCGGCATGAATGCGTTGGAAAGCGTCTTTGCTGCTTTTAATGAGTTGTTCCCAACGATTAGCAGGGAAAGATTGATTGAATTATTTTCAATCAATGCCCGTAATATTTTTGGCATTCCTGTTACTCATATTCAGGAAAATGCGGTTCCAGAATTAACCTTGTATAACCGAACCCTAAAGTCAAGTTTAGAAAAGCAACAAATGAAAAGCAAGTCTCATAACAATGCATTTCTTCATAAAACTTTACAAGGAAAAATTTGGGGTACTTTCTGTAACGGCCAATTAACAACCAACTAA
- a CDS encoding glycosyltransferase, giving the protein MKKELILIGTTWPFRSGGIASFNERLAREFQAQGYTVTIYTFSLQYPSFLFPGKSQYSSDPAPTDLTIHVKINSINPFNWIWMGYMIARKKVPLIVVRFWLPFMGPCLGTILRIIRWNGVSKVVCIADNIIPHEKRIGDKWFTRYFIGAVDAFITMSKKVHQDLLTFTNKKSTICPHPLYDNFGTIMTKEAARAHLGLPATERIVLFFGFIRKYKGLDILLKAMQLVKLKNEANHLPPVKLMIAGEFYDEAETYQNLITELGLTEYIYSFTNFIPSDQVQYYLNACDFVIQPYRNATQSGVTPLAYHFEKPMLVTSVGALPDMILADNSGLVAEPNPECIAAGIEELYLQGEDYYLDQLRKGKKKYQWDQLVYSIVDLVK; this is encoded by the coding sequence ATGAAGAAAGAGCTGATTCTCATAGGAACCACCTGGCCTTTCAGAAGCGGTGGTATCGCTTCTTTTAATGAAAGACTGGCCAGAGAATTTCAGGCTCAGGGGTATACTGTTACCATTTATACTTTCTCACTGCAATACCCTTCTTTTTTATTTCCCGGCAAATCACAATACAGCAGTGATCCGGCGCCAACCGATTTAACCATACATGTCAAAATAAACTCCATCAATCCATTCAATTGGATCTGGATGGGATATATGATTGCGAGAAAAAAAGTTCCTTTGATCGTGGTTCGATTCTGGCTGCCCTTTATGGGGCCCTGTCTGGGAACTATATTGCGTATCATTCGCTGGAATGGAGTATCTAAAGTGGTCTGTATTGCCGACAATATCATCCCACATGAAAAGCGTATAGGAGATAAATGGTTTACTCGTTATTTTATTGGTGCAGTGGATGCATTTATTACCATGAGTAAAAAAGTGCATCAGGATTTGCTGACATTTACCAATAAAAAATCAACCATCTGCCCCCACCCTTTGTACGATAACTTCGGTACTATTATGACCAAAGAGGCTGCCAGAGCGCATTTGGGGTTACCAGCAACCGAAAGAATCGTTTTGTTTTTTGGTTTTATACGAAAGTATAAAGGGCTGGATATTTTATTGAAAGCCATGCAATTGGTAAAGCTTAAGAACGAAGCCAATCATCTGCCTCCGGTAAAACTAATGATTGCCGGAGAATTTTATGATGAAGCAGAAACCTATCAAAACCTTATAACTGAATTAGGACTAACAGAATATATTTATTCATTCACAAATTTTATTCCCTCCGACCAGGTGCAATATTACCTGAATGCCTGTGATTTTGTAATTCAGCCCTATCGAAATGCAACACAAAGTGGAGTTACTCCTCTTGCCTATCACTTTGAAAAACCCATGTTGGTTACCAGTGTGGGCGCATTGCCCGATATGATTCTGGCCGATAATAGTGGTTTGGTAGCAGAACCCAACCCAGAATGTATTGCGGCCGGGATTGAAGAATTATATTTGCAGGGCGAAGACTATTATTTAGACCAACTTCGCAAGGGAAAGAAAAAATACCAATGGGATCAACTGGTTTATTCGATTGTTGATCTTGTAAAATGA
- a CDS encoding D-sedoheptulose-7-phosphate isomerase encodes MSNHTQLTRIQAIIQESIQVKQTVLNNPLLMNQVSGVVDAVTNAFKTGHKVQFCGNGGSAADAQHLAAEFSGRFYKNRTALPSDALHCNSSYLTAVANDYGYDEVYSRLVEGTMQSGDILIGLSTSGNSPNIVKAFETARFKNIITVGFTGNGGGKLGELSHFLLDIPSKNTPRIQESHIMIGHIICELVEANLFP; translated from the coding sequence ATGTCAAATCATACCCAATTAACCCGCATACAAGCAATAATTCAGGAATCTATACAAGTAAAACAAACTGTATTGAATAACCCTTTGTTGATGAATCAAGTGTCGGGTGTGGTAGATGCTGTAACGAATGCTTTTAAAACTGGCCATAAAGTCCAGTTCTGTGGCAACGGAGGGAGCGCAGCTGATGCACAACATTTAGCGGCTGAGTTTTCCGGAAGATTCTATAAAAACAGAACGGCATTGCCATCTGATGCATTGCATTGCAATAGCTCGTATTTAACAGCAGTGGCCAACGACTATGGATATGATGAAGTGTACAGCAGACTGGTAGAGGGCACTATGCAAAGCGGTGATATTTTGATTGGGCTGAGTACTTCAGGCAACTCCCCCAATATTGTAAAAGCTTTTGAAACAGCAAGATTTAAAAACATCATCACAGTTGGCTTCACCGGAAACGGTGGTGGTAAACTGGGAGAACTCTCCCATTTCTTGCTGGATATTCCATCTAAGAATACACCCCGAATTCAAGAGAGTCATATCATGATTGGTCATATTATTTGCGAACTGGTGGAAGCCAATTTATTCCCTTAA
- a CDS encoding ion channel, with the protein MFHKGAKIGLYVLSSTKNTQKMLLKKLNKRARLNEETGLGTNTALIGGRFFKKNGMPNIETKGLPIWRRLNIYHTLLSMPIWKFLTTILLFFFLINFIFASIYISIGIDHLGGMVVSSEADKWGEAFFFSAQTFTTVGYGRINPIGFAASLTASLEALIGLMSFALATGLLYGRFARPRAFIKYSKNALVAPYKDGIALMYRMVPYTKNYLVNVEVKITLALRMEEDGQLKNKFFDLPLEISKANTLTANWTLVHVINENSPLYLLSKEDIAAAQAEMLVFVQGFDESFSNTVISRASYSYDEFIYGAKFLPMFHPNENNTSTILHIEKLDDYIAAELPIKI; encoded by the coding sequence ATGTTTCATAAGGGTGCAAAGATAGGTTTGTATGTGTTATCTTCAACTAAGAATACCCAGAAGATGTTATTGAAAAAGTTAAACAAAAGGGCTCGTTTAAACGAGGAAACGGGTTTAGGTACCAATACAGCGTTAATTGGCGGGCGTTTTTTCAAGAAAAATGGGATGCCGAATATTGAAACAAAGGGATTACCTATCTGGAGGAGATTAAATATCTATCATACGCTCTTGTCAATGCCCATTTGGAAGTTTTTAACTACAATCCTCCTATTTTTCTTTTTAATCAATTTTATTTTTGCTAGCATTTACATATCAATAGGAATTGATCATTTGGGAGGTATGGTTGTTTCTAGTGAGGCTGACAAATGGGGGGAAGCATTTTTCTTTAGTGCACAAACTTTTACAACGGTTGGATACGGTAGAATTAATCCGATTGGGTTTGCTGCAAGTTTAACAGCATCCCTTGAAGCATTAATTGGATTAATGAGTTTTGCACTGGCTACGGGTTTATTGTATGGAAGATTTGCAAGGCCAAGAGCCTTTATAAAGTATAGCAAAAACGCTTTGGTTGCGCCATACAAAGATGGGATAGCATTGATGTATAGAATGGTCCCGTACACTAAAAACTATTTAGTAAACGTGGAAGTAAAAATTACTTTGGCATTAAGAATGGAAGAAGATGGACAATTAAAAAATAAATTTTTTGACTTACCCCTTGAAATTTCCAAAGCAAACACTTTAACAGCTAATTGGACCTTGGTGCATGTGATAAATGAAAACAGTCCATTGTATTTGTTATCCAAAGAGGATATAGCAGCGGCTCAAGCAGAAATGCTGGTATTTGTGCAAGGATTTGATGAAAGCTTTTCCAATACAGTAATTTCACGTGCTTCCTATAGTTACGATGAATTTATATATGGGGCTAAATTTCTTCCTATGTTTCATCCAAATGAAAATAACACTAGCACGATTTTACATATTGAAAAACTAGACGATTATATTGCAGCAGAATTGCCGATCAAAATCTGA
- a CDS encoding glycosyltransferase family 2 protein: MQLSIVVPLFNEEESLPELCSWIKSVVDQNGYTYEVLLIDDGSRDDSWNVIQTIANSNPNIKGIKFQRNYGKSAALNEGFKAAQGDVVITMDADMQDSPDEIPALYKMIVDDGFDMVSGWKKKRYDNTLTKNIPSKLFNAVARKSSGIQLHDFNCGLKAYKKKVVKCIEVFGEMHRYIPVLAKWSGFRKIGEKVVEHRPRKYGTTKFGWDRFINGFLDLGTIMFLGKFGKKPMQFFGLYGTLAFLIGFITSGYLMVSKILDPEVGITNKPAFYIALAVMIIGMQLFLTGFVAELVARNASERNVYLIEEKLGLEEA, encoded by the coding sequence ATGCAGTTATCCATTGTAGTACCTCTGTTTAATGAAGAAGAATCCCTGCCTGAATTGTGCAGCTGGATAAAATCGGTTGTAGATCAGAACGGATATACCTATGAGGTATTGCTGATTGACGACGGCAGCAGAGACGATAGCTGGAATGTAATTCAGACCATTGCCAACAGTAACCCGAATATCAAGGGCATTAAGTTTCAGCGGAACTATGGTAAATCTGCAGCTTTAAACGAGGGATTCAAAGCAGCCCAGGGTGATGTAGTCATTACGATGGATGCAGATATGCAGGACTCTCCCGACGAAATTCCGGCCTTGTATAAAATGATTGTAGATGATGGTTTCGACATGGTGAGTGGCTGGAAAAAGAAACGTTACGACAATACCTTAACCAAGAACATTCCTTCCAAATTGTTCAATGCAGTGGCCAGAAAAAGTTCTGGCATCCAATTGCACGACTTCAATTGTGGATTAAAAGCCTATAAGAAGAAAGTGGTAAAATGCATTGAAGTTTTTGGAGAAATGCATCGCTATATCCCTGTATTGGCCAAGTGGAGCGGCTTCAGAAAAATAGGAGAAAAAGTAGTAGAACATAGACCCAGAAAATACGGCACTACTAAATTTGGCTGGGACCGTTTCATCAACGGATTTCTAGACTTAGGTACTATTATGTTCCTGGGCAAGTTCGGCAAAAAACCTATGCAGTTTTTTGGTCTGTATGGAACCCTTGCTTTTTTAATCGGTTTTATCACCAGCGGATATTTAATGGTCTCCAAAATTTTGGATCCTGAAGTAGGCATTACCAACAAACCAGCATTTTATATTGCACTGGCTGTTATGATTATTGGTATGCAATTATTCCTCACAGGATTCGTTGCTGAACTTGTTGCCCGCAACGCCTCCGAAAGGAATGTATATTTAATTGAAGAAAAACTAGGTTTAGAAGAAGCCTAA